CACGTCTCTCCATCATCGTCGCTGAGCCATATTGCGGTGCCGCCGTCGCCACCGCTTACTGCGTCGCAAGCGAGGAGTATAGAACCGTCCTGCCTTCGGAAAACGGAGGCGATCGGCATGTGCCGGAGCCGATGCTCTGGCGAAATGAAGCGCGATTTCGACCACGTCGCGCCGTTATCGTCAGAATAGCGCATCACTAACGCCAAAGGTCCCCACGTCGCTGCAGCCGAAAGCCCATTGAAATGATAAATCCGTCCATTTTCATTCCGCCAGAGAGAAGTCGCGTGATTGTTCCGATCCGGCGGTCCCCAGAAAGGTTCGGCGGGTTCCCACTCTGATTCACCAAAACGCAACCGACTCGCGGCAACTGTCAACTCGCGCCCACGTTCCGTAACACATGAATACCACGCCGCGAACATATCCCCGTTCGGGCATTCTGCTATCGCTGGAACGTGGTTATGTGCCGAAAAAAGTGGCCCGTTTGAACCTTCTGGAATTTTAACGAATGTCAACGGTTCAGCAAAATAGGGTGTCTCCGGCGCGGGTCCGCTTTCGGGTTCCTGTTTGACATCTCGTCCCCATAACGCTACCTTCGGTGTAGGTGCAGGCGATGTCTGCGGCATCTCACCACAAACGACCCGAAACCCGATGTACCAGTGTCTATCTTCAGGCACCGCTCCCATCCGATTCGCAGAACGTAAGTAACAAAGCAACGTCGAATGGCTACCACCGCGCGTAACACGATACAAACCATCTTCTCTACCGACAGGATTCACTTGTGAATGCGGTTCGTAGGGACCGTACCAATCCTGACACCATTCCTCCACGTTCCCGTGCATATCGTGTACACCCCAAGCGTTAGGTGGTGTTTGCCCGACATGTAAAGGGACTATATCCTCGGCACCGCGCCCGCGTCCGGCATCCGGGTACCAACTTTCGCCAACGTTTTTATGGAAATCAGGGGGCAAGGTATCACCGGTATGAAAATGCGTCGTCGTTCCTGCCCTGCAGACGTATTCCCACTCTGCCTCAGTCGGTAGCCGATACGGAAGCCCTTCTTTTTCGGAGAGCCATTCACAGAAGCGCATCGCATCGTGCCAATCGACAAATACCACCGCTTCATCATCCTCTCGTGAAAAACCAACGTCCTGAAGATTTTGCAGGTCACGATGTGTAGGATCAAACGCTGCATACTGGGCATTGGTCACCTGAAAAACACCGATGTAAAACGGTGTGCTGAGCGTTACCTCATGCACCGGATGTTCATCCCAATCGCCATCGCGGAGATGTGGCTTGTCTGCCGTCAATTCATCTGATAGCGACGCGTTCTCTGAACCCATCATAAAGCTGCCCGGTTCAATTCTCACAAATTGCATACCGAGTGAATTTGTATGTGTCTGTCCTTTAATCGCCAATTCCTGCATAGTTTTCCTTTCCTATCCAGACAATACCTTAGGCTGTACCCTCACCTTCACGTCTGCCACCATCATTATACCAACTCGTAGCGAATTTGTCACGAAAAATGTCGAAAAATATTCCCTTTGACTTTTTTCATTACTTTTGCTATAGTATTATAAAGTGTGTTAAAGGTTTCGTAACCCTTTTGTTAAAAAACAAACAAGTTTAGTATGCGGCAGTTGTTCGTTGCTATCAACTTTCAAGAGAATAAACCGTCTCAAATCGCTGCAAGTACGTCATTTAGATAATACTTAATACATCAATTAAACACCTAATTTTAGGAGGCACAATTTTGAAACAGTCTGTCATCTTCGGGCTACTTTTCCTCACTTTAATAAGCATCGCAACGATCTGTCAGGCACAAGATCTTGTATTACATCTCTCCTTTGATGAATTAGATGGAAAAGTTGCAAAAGACCTGTCCGAATTTGGTAACGATGCCACCTTTAATAAAGGTAATCCAAAATTGATCGAGGGTGTTTTCGGGCAAGCGATGGCGTTCGACGGAAAAACCGCTGGCGAAATTGATGACAATCCGAGCCTCGATATTGTTGATGGCATTACTATCGAGTTCTGGGCAATTGTTGAAGGCGGAGAAGCAATCCAGAGCGGTGTTGAGAAAGGCTCCGCTTGGGTCTCCGGTCTGTATAACCTCGCAGCACTCTACAACGGTGGGACGATTCTTCAATTCTTCGACCTTCCAGAACCGTGTAATGACGACAATAAAGGTCCGAGCATTCAGGACGGTAAATGGCATTTTCTTGCGGGAACGTGGGATGGTGATGACATCCTACTCTATATCGATGGCGAACTGGAAGCAGAAATGCCTTGTAAAGGTGAATTAAAACCGAACGACGAGTCGCTCTACATCGGTGCACGCGGCGGAAGCCAACGGTTCCTTACCGGTGCCCTCGACGAAATCAAAGTGTATAACTACGCCTTAACTAAGGAGGCGTTGCTCAAAGATATGGCGGAACCTGTCACGCTGCACGTTGACGCAGAGGACAAGTTGGCAACCGTCTGGGCACGCCTCAAAACCGACTAACCCATATAACAAAGGAAAGTTGATGCGAACAACTCGTTATCTTTTTGCACAACTGGCAAGTCAAAACTTGCTATACAAAAGTCCAACGTTTCTTCTTTTACTATTAACCCTCATTATTGGCTGCGCGCTGCCCTTCGGTCAAAACCTAACACCTGAAGAGCAGGTCGCCGTCGTTACAACCGATAAAGGCACAGTCGTAATTGAGTTCTATCCCGATGCCGCCCCCGTGGCAGTGGATAATTTCATCAAATTGATCAACCAGAAATTTTACGACGGCTTAACATTTCATCGCAGAGTTGACGAATTCGTCGTTCAGGGCGGGTGTCCTAACGGCGATGGAACAGGTGGCCCCGGTTGGAATATTACTGACGAATACATGCATCCGAACCAACGTCCACACCTTAGAGGTACAGTGGCCATGGCTCGGACGTCCGCGCCAAACTCATCCGGGAGCCAATTCTACATTTGCTTCAAACCCCAACCCTCTCTCGACGGCAATTACACCACTTTCGGCGGTGTAATTCAAGGCATGGATGTCGTTGATCGTTTAGCGATAGGCGATGTCATGACAAAAATCCGATTGGAGGCGAAGTCAAAATATGTTCAGGCAACAGCAGAATAAGCAACACCGGCAGTTCGCATCCGCAGCACTTTTAGTCTTGGCAACGCTGTTTGCCACCTTCGTGCTGAGTTGCGCACAAGAGGAGAAGAAAGCACCTGCACCGCGCGCCCGTCGCGCCGGTACAGGTTCAACGATAACCTCGGCAAAACCACAGATTAACCCCGCAACAGCCATAGCTGTTATTGAAACGGCAAAAGGCAATATTGAGTTTGAATTTCTGGCAACCGAAGCCCCCGAAACTTCTAAGAATTTCATCAAAAACGCGCAGGTGATGTATTACAAAGGTGAAAAGTTTAATCGCGCAGAAGAACTTCTCATCCAAGCAGGTTCAAAACTTGCCGCTGGTGAAACAATTCCCATTGAGAACGGTGCGAAAGAGATGTCACGTGGCGTTGTCGCTATGGCAAAAGAAGAGGGGACGAGCGTTTCATACGCATCTGAATTCTTTATCTGCCGAGATAGCACGATTCTGGATAGTGAATACACTATCTTCGGAAACGTTGTCAGTGGGATGGATGTCGTTGACAGTATCGTTGCAGACGACGTAATTACGAACATCACCATCCGAAACAAGGAATAGCAAAGTTCATGTAACGGTTGGCATTATGCCAATCGTTACATCCGACTCTATACGGAGGAATGTATGGCATTAACCGTTATCCGCACGGCTCGCCCAAACCCCGTTTGGCAGGAGAGTTACGTGCGCGTAAAAAAAGGACAACGTCTCGTTATTGACGGAGAGGGGGCTTGGTCACCAGATTTGCAAAATCGTACCGGCTGGTGCGGTGCCGATGGTATCCCGAAGACCCCAGGCTCCAACGATTATCTACTCCCCGGTACGAATATCGGTGCCCTCATCGCCAAGATCGGAAATACCATTTTCGCTGTCGGTTCACGCTACGACAATCCGGCTCCCGACGATGGCGTTATCTTTCTCGCGATGAACGAAAGTCCACACAACAATAATCAAGCAGGGAGTTTACTGGCACAAATCATTATCTTTGACGACGAATAACAGATCTTTTCAACAGACGCTGGATATACTCAGGTGAATCAGGAGCAGTTATATGGAAGAAACTATAGATCAGGAAGAAGCACAAGAACTTCCACCTACGAATTTCATCACTTTTCTCGGTGACCTCGTAACAACAGGGCAACTTTACTTGGAAGGGATCCGCAATCCTGAAACAGACGAGGTGATCATCGATCTTGGACTCGTGAAACGGATTATTGATAGTATTGAGATGCTCGAAGAAAAGACGAAGGGAAACCTCACTGCCCCAGAAGCCAACTTCCTGTCAAATACGCTCTACGAACTCAGAATGGGGTACATTCGTGCTGTCAGTAGACAGGAAGCAGCTGCACAAGAGGAAACCACGGCTGAAGAACCCGAAGCGGAGTCATCAGATAAAACAACCGAAGCAGAGGTTCCCGCTGATAAAACTGAAGAAGCCTCCTAATTAAGTGGTACAGCAAGAACTGTTATCCAACAACCGCGCATTGCAAGTCGGAATTCGCCGATTTTTATGAATTATCCGCTACAAATTGAGTTAACCCTGTTAAACCTTCTGGGAGAACCAATTATGGAATTCTATCACGGTACGACGTTAAGCAGCGCGAGAGGCATTATTGAAAACGGGTTTCGTCCACGCGGGGGAGCCACCTGGTTCACAACAAATTGGAACTACGCGAAGAACCGGGCCGAACAAAAGGCACGTCGAAAACATGGTAGACCTGTCGTCCTGAAAACCGATTTGGAGATTGAAGCACTCCGTACACACCTCGGTAACGGTAAAATTCATTTGCACGGCAACATTATAGCAGTTCGCGAACGGCTGTCTGTTCAACTCCTACAGTCTAATTTTTTTGAATTGTTAGCGTATCCAGCTGCACTTGCACAATGGGTTAACCATCAATTAGGGCTTTATTCCCACAATGGTGTGAGTCAAAACCACTGGGGCATCGTTAGATTGGCACACTGGATGGATAACAGGATGCGCTCTGGCACTGGAAAGCACATTGACCAACAGGAGTTTTTGGCAAAAGGCAAGCAATGGCTACCAGCATTCTTTGACAAAATCCCGTTCAGCCCTGAAGGACTCCCTATTCAACATCTTCAGAGGGATACTATTGCAGTCCGTGTACTGTACACTGACCTATCAGAAGAACCGATCCAGCCATCAAAAGTAGATACGCGCTACCTCAAGGCGATGGCGGACATTTCTAACGAAAATCCGAAACGCCGGATGCGCGGACTCCAATTTCTTGAAAAAACTGGAACTGAAGAACTATTTGATTGGTGTGCGATGCATCTTGAAGACGAATCAATAGACGTGGTATGCAACGCTTTGCGGATTATGTGCCGCTGTGATGAGGGCTATATTGCTCCCATTCTGCCGCATGCCGAATCGGAAAACAGACGTATTCGCGCGGGCGCACTCGCAGCACTCGCGAAACATGCCTCAGATGATGTCGAACGTTGGTTTGAACGCGGGCTGAAAGACCCCGCTGTATGTGTCCGCATGGAGGTCGCAAAACTTTTGACGACGCTTGATAGAATTGAGCATCAAGACCTTTTCGACATTGCGCGACACGATCCTAACCCCGTCGTTAAACGGCTTGCTAAAAAGCGGCATTAAACTGGAAAAATCATAGTACTTCCCTTGTAAACGCGCTGTGTTAATTGTAAGCGCACCTCATGCATGAAAGAGGAGAATGAATTATCAACGCCAGATTATAATCGCCCTTGCAATGCTCATGGGCTTGCTCGTGACAGGAACCACCGGTTACTTGATGCTCGAAAGGGATAGCGGATGGGATCCCCTTGACGCAGTCTATATGACGGTCATTACCTTGACAACCGCTGGGCATGACGATCTGGAAATGAGCGACAACGGACGTATCTTTACGATACTACTTCTCATTGGTGGCATCGGGGTATTCACCTATAGTGTCACTGTCGCCACCAGATTTCTGATCGAAGGACAACTCCAAAATTTTTTCCGACAACAAAAAATGGTACGAACTGTCGATAAATTATTAAACCACTATATCATTTGCGGGCTCGGCGATACCGGTGTCCATGTCCTCGACGAGATGCTGAAGGCAGATGTTGATTTTGTCGGCATTGAACTCGAGGAAGAACGCTTAATCCACCTCGCTGATACACGAAATTTTCCATACCTCCACGGCGATGCAACCGATGATGAAATACTCACGCGCGCCGGTATCACGCGCGCACGAGGGCTCGTCACTTGCCTCAGCCGCGACCAAGATAACCTGTTTGTTGTAATCTCCGCGAGAAAATTAAATCCGCACTTACAAATAGCCTCCAAAGCGGTTGAAGATAATTCGCCCGGGAAACTGGTTACTGCCGGAGCAGATGAAGTCGTACTCCCAGATCACATTGGTGGTATTCGTCTGGCATCGAGTATACTCTACCCACACCTCGTAGAGTTTCTGGAAAATATCACGCAAAATCAGCAGGAAACCCATTTTGCCGAATCCATTATCCAGCAAAATGCCACATTAGACGGGATCTCTCTCAAAACCGCCAATATCCAAGAACATACCGGATTGGTCATCGTCGCCATTCGTGATAATGACGGGACATTCCTCTATAATCCGCCAGGAGATAAGAGAATCCAAGCCGGTGATGCCCTATTAGTCATATCGAATCAGAGACAGTTACAAATATTACACAAACTCACAGGAGATTCCAGTTAGGTGAGGCTGCCAGTTGTGAGTCTTCAGCCATCAGGAAAGAAGAAGCCGCAGTTCGCTGGTGTAGACGGCACGCCTACAATACGAACCAGTGGAACTGTTCAAATTAACGCAAATCGGAAGGAAACATCTGTATGCTCGCAACAGTCCTAAGCAGTGCCTTGCTGGGAATTGATGCCTATATCGTAAAAGTTGAAGTAGATGTCGCTGGCGGTCTGCCATCCTTCAGTACCGTCGGTCTACCGGACAGTGCCATCAAGGAGAGTCGGGACCGGGTTACTGCAGCGATTAAGAACTCGGGTTTCTACTTCCCACAAACCCGAATCACGGCGAACTTAGCACCGGCGGACATCCGAAAAGCAGGCTCGGCGTTTGACCTTCCAATCGCAATCGGCGTTATGGCGGCTACCAATCAGGTAAACCCCGCAAGACTCGAAAATGCCATGATTTTGGGTGAACTCGCACTTGATGGAAACATCCGAGGCATACAAGGTGGACTCCCAATAGCCATCGCCGCAAAAGAGAACGGCATAGAAAATCTTATTTTACCCTCCGAAAACGCTAAGGAAGCGGCAATCGTGGACGGTGTGAACGTCTATCCGATCGCGAGTCTATCAGAGGCTGCCGCATTCCTCAATTCGGAGAAAGAGATAGCACCAGAGCCGCACACGCTCGACACTGACACACAGACTGCAGATCCAGAAATGCACATCGACCTACTCGATGTGAAAGGGCAAGAACACGTTAAGCGCGCCATTGAGGTCGCTGCCGCGGGCGGACATAACCTTATTATGATCGGACCGCCCGGATCAGGAAAGACGATGATCGCGAAGCGAATTCCGTCAATCCTGCCGAGACTCTCAATAGATGAATCCTTAGAGACGACGAAGATCCAAAGTATCATCGGTATCTTACCCAGCGATACACCTCTCGTTGTAACACGACCCTATCGCTCACCCCATCATACCATTTCAGATGCGGGCTTAATCGGCGGTGGAAATGTGCCACGTCCCGGAGAGGTGAGCCTCGCGCATAACGGTGTGCTCTTTTTAGACGAACTCCCTGAATTTCGGCGGAACGTCCTTGAAGTCATGCGTCAACCGCTTGAGGACCGGCAGGTGACCATCTCCCGTGCAGCGGCATCCCTCACGTATCCCGCAAATTTCATGCTCGTCGCAGCGATGAACCCTTGTCCCTGTGGGTTTTTCAGCGATCCAAGCCGAGATTGTAAATGCACGCCGAACCAGATTCAGAACTATGTCTCTCGGATCTCCGGCCCGTTATTAGATAGAATCGACATCCAAGTTGAAGTGCCAGCGGTGAAGTACGCCGAACTCTCCGCTGAAACAACCGGTGAACCGTCGGCACGCGTCCAAGAACGGGTCGAGGAAGCACGCCAAATCCAACACGGACGTTTTGCAGGCACAACGATACACGCCAACGCAGGTATGCAATCAAAGCAGATACGGGAATACTGTAAAGTCGACGATCAAGCACAAGATTTACTCCGAGTTGCGATTAACCAATTAGGATTAAGTGCGCGCGCCTATGACCGGATTCTGAAGGTAGCACGTACCATCGCAGACCTCGATCAAAACCCGAATATAGAGGCAGTTCATGTCTCCGAAGCCATACAATACCGGAGCTTAGACCGGAGTTTCTGGAAAGAATAGGTTTTATAAATAAAGAGGACAAATGCAACCTAATTTTATTATATTTCTAACGGATGACCAAGGGTACGGCGACTTATCCTGTATGGGCGCGACCGATTTCAAAACGCCACATCTCGATAGGATGGCAGCTGAGGGTGCCCGCTTCACAGATTGGTACTCAAATTCCCCGGTCTGCTCGCCTTCACGCGCAGCACTACTGACAGGACGATACCCCTGCCACGCAGGGGTCCGCTCCATTTTAGCAGGACACCGCACCGCTACAGGACTACCCCCTTCTGTTCCCACACTTGCAACCGCACTGAAGGAACACGGCTACTACACCGCAATGTCCGGAAAATGGCATCTCGGGCTCGCGGAAGGCTCACGTCCTGAACACCACGGGTTTGACGATTGGTTCGGATTCATGGCGGGCTGTATCGACTTCTTTTCGCACATCTTCTACTGGGGTCTGGGACAGCGCGGCATCGATCAGACACACGATCTCTGGGAAAACGGTGAGGAAATTTACCGAAACGGCGAATACTTCACCGAACTCATCACCGAATATACCATCAGATATATCCGTAAATCCGTTGAACTCGGCAAACCCTTTTTCCTTTATGTGCCTTATAACGCGCCACATTACCCGATGCATGCACCGCAAAAATACGTCGATCGATTCCCAAATCTACCGTGGGACAGACAGATCATGGCGGCGATGCTCAGTGCAGTCGACGACAGCGTCGGCGAAATTCTCGCTGAATTGGAGAGGCTTGGACTCGCAGAAAACACCTTCTCCTATTTCCAGAGCGACAACGGTCCCTCACGTGAAACGCGGAACTGGTTAGACGGCACGCAAGATCCGTATTACGGCGGTACTGCTGGAAAACTGAAAGGACATAAATTCAGTCTCTACGAAGGCGGCATCCGTTCACCCGGAATCATGCACTGGCCCCAGCAAATCCCCGCCGGACAGGTCATCAGTGAAGTCGGCGCGGCGATGGATGTGTTTCCAACGTTCCTCGCGGCAGCAGGTGGCAACCCTTCCGAACATGAACTTGACGGATTGGATGTTCTACCCATGGTGGCAAAAGGTGAACCGACACCCCATAACGAAATCTATTGGGAAATGGGCAAACAGACTGCCGTGCGGCGCGACAGTTGGAAACTCGTACTCAACGGTCAATTAGTAGAAGGTGCACCCCCAGAGGACGATGTACATCTCGCGAACCTTGAAACAGATATGGGTGAAACGAAAAACCTGAAAGATGCGCATCCAGAACTCACCGCTGAATTGACAGAAGCCGCACAAACATGGCGCGAAGGTATTGAAACACATTGGGAGACAGAATGGGTCAATCCAAACGGTACAACCGGCTATGTCAAGGAATCATAAAATGTTAACTGACAACCAAGATGCCTATGGACATCTGCTCTCAGATTATCATAACGGTCGAGAAAACATTGAAATTGTAGAGAGAGAAGACGGGCTTATTAATACAAATCGCGAGGGACTTCGCAACTATTTCGCTGAATATGAGGACTGGGCTGAACACCAAAAACACGCAATAGGATATGCTACAGGGCACGTCTTAGATATCGGTTGCGGTGCAGGACGGCACTGTCTTTATCTGCAGAAACAAGGATACCATGTCTTAGGCACTGATAACTCGCCACTGGCAATCGACACCTGCCAACGCCGTGGGCTTAAAAATGGTGTTGTTACGTCCATCACGCAACTCAATTCCAAAATCGGGACGTTTGACACCATTCTCATGATGGGACACAACTTTGGACTCGTCGGCAACTATAAGAGAGCAAAGTGGCTATTGAGACGCTTCGCTGCTATGACAAGCGAAACCGCAAAGATTATCGCTGAAACAATGGATCCCTATCAAACAACGGAACCTGGGCATCTCTCCTACCATCAATTTAACCGAGATAGAGGGAGGATGAGTGGACAGTTGAGATTACGGATTCGATACAAACAATTCGCCACGCCGTGGTTTGACTACCTGTTTGTTTCAAAGCCGGAAATGGAAGACATCCTTGATGGAACACCGTGGCAAGTTGAATGCTACATTGACGCAGCCAACACACCGACTTACGTTGCAATTCTAACCAAACATGCGCGTCCCTGAAATCGCGGATATACTTCTATTGGCGAGACAGATTCTACTCCTTACTC
The genomic region above belongs to Candidatus Poribacteria bacterium and contains:
- a CDS encoding HEAT repeat domain-containing protein — protein: MEFYHGTTLSSARGIIENGFRPRGGATWFTTNWNYAKNRAEQKARRKHGRPVVLKTDLEIEALRTHLGNGKIHLHGNIIAVRERLSVQLLQSNFFELLAYPAALAQWVNHQLGLYSHNGVSQNHWGIVRLAHWMDNRMRSGTGKHIDQQEFLAKGKQWLPAFFDKIPFSPEGLPIQHLQRDTIAVRVLYTDLSEEPIQPSKVDTRYLKAMADISNENPKRRMRGLQFLEKTGTEELFDWCAMHLEDESIDVVCNALRIMCRCDEGYIAPILPHAESENRRIRAGALAALAKHASDDVERWFERGLKDPAVCVRMEVAKLLTTLDRIEHQDLFDIARHDPNPVVKRLAKKRH
- a CDS encoding peptidylprolyl isomerase, with protein sequence MFRQQQNKQHRQFASAALLVLATLFATFVLSCAQEEKKAPAPRARRAGTGSTITSAKPQINPATAIAVIETAKGNIEFEFLATEAPETSKNFIKNAQVMYYKGEKFNRAEELLIQAGSKLAAGETIPIENGAKEMSRGVVAMAKEEGTSVSYASEFFICRDSTILDSEYTIFGNVVSGMDVVDSIVADDVITNITIRNKE
- a CDS encoding SUMF1/EgtB/PvdO family nonheme iron enzyme, with product MQELAIKGQTHTNSLGMQFVRIEPGSFMMGSENASLSDELTADKPHLRDGDWDEHPVHEVTLSTPFYIGVFQVTNAQYAAFDPTHRDLQNLQDVGFSREDDEAVVFVDWHDAMRFCEWLSEKEGLPYRLPTEAEWEYVCRAGTTTHFHTGDTLPPDFHKNVGESWYPDAGRGRGAEDIVPLHVGQTPPNAWGVHDMHGNVEEWCQDWYGPYEPHSQVNPVGREDGLYRVTRGGSHSTLLCYLRSANRMGAVPEDRHWYIGFRVVCGEMPQTSPAPTPKVALWGRDVKQEPESGPAPETPYFAEPLTFVKIPEGSNGPLFSAHNHVPAIAECPNGDMFAAWYSCVTERGRELTVAASRLRFGESEWEPAEPFWGPPDRNNHATSLWRNENGRIYHFNGLSAAATWGPLALVMRYSDDNGATWSKSRFISPEHRLRHMPIASVFRRQDGSILLACDAVSGGDGGTAIWLSDDDGETWYDPGAGQPIPEFADGKQGGWIAGIHAAVVELTDGRLMAYGRGDTINEQMPKSVSSDGGKTWHYSASPFPPVSGGQRCVLLRLQEGPIFLASFTGDRTEPTPMPIVDASGNERLVTGLFGALSYDDGETWEYTRLITDDGEDQDIETMDGRLFKMGLNSAEPGGYLAVCQGQNGIIHLISSRQHYRFNLAWLKEAPPSKVRN
- a CDS encoding class I SAM-dependent methyltransferase, yielding MLTDNQDAYGHLLSDYHNGRENIEIVEREDGLINTNREGLRNYFAEYEDWAEHQKHAIGYATGHVLDIGCGAGRHCLYLQKQGYHVLGTDNSPLAIDTCQRRGLKNGVVTSITQLNSKIGTFDTILMMGHNFGLVGNYKRAKWLLRRFAAMTSETAKIIAETMDPYQTTEPGHLSYHQFNRDRGRMSGQLRLRIRYKQFATPWFDYLFVSKPEMEDILDGTPWQVECYIDAANTPTYVAILTKHARP
- a CDS encoding NAD-binding protein; its protein translation is MNYQRQIIIALAMLMGLLVTGTTGYLMLERDSGWDPLDAVYMTVITLTTAGHDDLEMSDNGRIFTILLLIGGIGVFTYSVTVATRFLIEGQLQNFFRQQKMVRTVDKLLNHYIICGLGDTGVHVLDEMLKADVDFVGIELEEERLIHLADTRNFPYLHGDATDDEILTRAGITRARGLVTCLSRDQDNLFVVISARKLNPHLQIASKAVEDNSPGKLVTAGADEVVLPDHIGGIRLASSILYPHLVEFLENITQNQQETHFAESIIQQNATLDGISLKTANIQEHTGLVIVAIRDNDGTFLYNPPGDKRIQAGDALLVISNQRQLQILHKLTGDSS
- a CDS encoding YifB family Mg chelatase-like AAA ATPase; translation: MLATVLSSALLGIDAYIVKVEVDVAGGLPSFSTVGLPDSAIKESRDRVTAAIKNSGFYFPQTRITANLAPADIRKAGSAFDLPIAIGVMAATNQVNPARLENAMILGELALDGNIRGIQGGLPIAIAAKENGIENLILPSENAKEAAIVDGVNVYPIASLSEAAAFLNSEKEIAPEPHTLDTDTQTADPEMHIDLLDVKGQEHVKRAIEVAAAGGHNLIMIGPPGSGKTMIAKRIPSILPRLSIDESLETTKIQSIIGILPSDTPLVVTRPYRSPHHTISDAGLIGGGNVPRPGEVSLAHNGVLFLDELPEFRRNVLEVMRQPLEDRQVTISRAAASLTYPANFMLVAAMNPCPCGFFSDPSRDCKCTPNQIQNYVSRISGPLLDRIDIQVEVPAVKYAELSAETTGEPSARVQERVEEARQIQHGRFAGTTIHANAGMQSKQIREYCKVDDQAQDLLRVAINQLGLSARAYDRILKVARTIADLDQNPNIEAVHVSEAIQYRSLDRSFWKE
- a CDS encoding sulfatase-like hydrolase/transferase, with the translated sequence MQPNFIIFLTDDQGYGDLSCMGATDFKTPHLDRMAAEGARFTDWYSNSPVCSPSRAALLTGRYPCHAGVRSILAGHRTATGLPPSVPTLATALKEHGYYTAMSGKWHLGLAEGSRPEHHGFDDWFGFMAGCIDFFSHIFYWGLGQRGIDQTHDLWENGEEIYRNGEYFTELITEYTIRYIRKSVELGKPFFLYVPYNAPHYPMHAPQKYVDRFPNLPWDRQIMAAMLSAVDDSVGEILAELERLGLAENTFSYFQSDNGPSRETRNWLDGTQDPYYGGTAGKLKGHKFSLYEGGIRSPGIMHWPQQIPAGQVISEVGAAMDVFPTFLAAAGGNPSEHELDGLDVLPMVAKGEPTPHNEIYWEMGKQTAVRRDSWKLVLNGQLVEGAPPEDDVHLANLETDMGETKNLKDAHPELTAELTEAAQTWREGIETHWETEWVNPNGTTGYVKES
- a CDS encoding DUF1844 domain-containing protein: MEETIDQEEAQELPPTNFITFLGDLVTTGQLYLEGIRNPETDEVIIDLGLVKRIIDSIEMLEEKTKGNLTAPEANFLSNTLYELRMGYIRAVSRQEAAAQEETTAEEPEAESSDKTTEAEVPADKTEEAS
- a CDS encoding peptidylprolyl isomerase — protein: MRTTRYLFAQLASQNLLYKSPTFLLLLLTLIIGCALPFGQNLTPEEQVAVVTTDKGTVVIEFYPDAAPVAVDNFIKLINQKFYDGLTFHRRVDEFVVQGGCPNGDGTGGPGWNITDEYMHPNQRPHLRGTVAMARTSAPNSSGSQFYICFKPQPSLDGNYTTFGGVIQGMDVVDRLAIGDVMTKIRLEAKSKYVQATAE
- a CDS encoding LamG domain-containing protein — its product is MKQSVIFGLLFLTLISIATICQAQDLVLHLSFDELDGKVAKDLSEFGNDATFNKGNPKLIEGVFGQAMAFDGKTAGEIDDNPSLDIVDGITIEFWAIVEGGEAIQSGVEKGSAWVSGLYNLAALYNGGTILQFFDLPEPCNDDNKGPSIQDGKWHFLAGTWDGDDILLYIDGELEAEMPCKGELKPNDESLYIGARGGSQRFLTGALDEIKVYNYALTKEALLKDMAEPVTLHVDAEDKLATVWARLKTD